In Nasonia vitripennis strain AsymCx chromosome 4 unlocalized genomic scaffold, Nvit_psr_1.1 chr4_random0004, whole genome shotgun sequence, the genomic window aaaaatgttaaataatgTGAAAAACtgtgaaaaaatgtaaaaaatgatgacAATGTTCTCGTTAGTGATGTTCCAAATGttgatataaaattttgatttttcacacGCTTTCACTTTCTTTCACACTTGTTCACAAATTTTCACAGTTTTTCACATTTATCATTTCCACTAGggaaagtaaaaaattataacatcatAACCCTCCATGAAAAACTTTGAAACTATCATTGAAATAGAGCTGCATCGATTAGCATgtcataaaaaaatcaatgaagATTTAATACTTTGATTTTTTGTTGTGGCGCATAATTTCTTCAAAGTCAACTTCATCTTCAAGTATTTCCATTTCTTCTATTTCTTCGTTTTCATCAACTTCATTGATGGGGTCAGGATTTGTTGGAGATGGCGATCTCATAGGTTGAATATCATCTTCGACTCTCTCAACACGTTCAACTGATTCATGTTGAACAGAACTTTCTTGATTTAATGTAGAAGATATAGGATTGACAgcaaaatagttttttagtATTGAGATGAGTTCCTCGAGCAATGAATTTGTACGACGGTGGTTTTCGCACATAACTCTCATTTCATCAAGTTGGTTTCGCGCTACAGACTTCAAACTCTCAGATATATTTGCCACATATTCATTGTGTGCAGCAAGAGCTGAACTTGAATCTTCTGCAAGgaaacaaaaatagtaattatttaaaattttaaatgtgagaatcttattatattattttacttaaaatttatcaataaaaatatatgctCATGAATTAATTGCACACCATCTCGCTTTTTTTTCGGTGCAGTGTTTCTTttgttgacatttttttttgccttttGTTGAGTTAATTGTGAAATCCAAATCTGCCCAAGAGCAACTGGCTTCTGGAGAGTTACGTGTAGCTTGGCTTCTTTTAGTTTCATCTACTGCAAGCCCCAATACTTTCAGGACTTTCAAGTCCAAAGCATCCAACTCCACCTCGAGACCGTTTTCGTAGTCCCTTTTTTCTCAAGTACCCTTCTCTTCTTAGCAACCCATgtctaaaattattaaaattgaaattaataaCTGTTCGAAGAAAAAAGATGTATGAAGTAACGAGTTTTTAGGTTATTATACTATCATTCTCAAAAACATCTACCATTCTagagattttgaataatatcTTATTCACGGTGATATATAAAATCCCTAGTGATAAATCATTAGTGATAAAACCTATATCCTCAAGTATTACACTTTATAATAACCCCCCAGTATATGTTTAACAGACT contains:
- the LOC116417082 gene encoding uncharacterized protein LOC116417082 → MKLKEAKLHVTLQKPVALGQIWISQLTQQKAKKNVNKRNTAPKKKRDEDSSSALAAHNEYVANISESLKSVARNQLDEMRVMCENHRRTNSLLEELISILKNYFAVNPISSTLNQESSVQHESVERVERVEDDIQPMRSPSPTNPDPINEVDENEEIEEMEILEDEVDFEEIMRHNKKSKY